The sequence below is a genomic window from Pongo abelii isolate AG06213 chromosome 15, NHGRI_mPonAbe1-v2.0_pri, whole genome shotgun sequence.
cctttgctgaatgaatgaataaataaataaataaatatttgtttccaaAATTTCCAAAGGGATTTCCATGAATAGGAATCCCTTTTCAAATGTCCAATAAACTAgataaaatttactacaaagttTGGTTCTTGGTAGATACAACAATatttggcattcttttttttttttttagatggagttttgctctttcgcccaggctggagtgaagtggcatgatcttggctcactgcaacctccaacctctgggttcagtgattctcctgcctccttacATAATGCCTCCTTATgtaatgaaattatataaaattaccctttttggtagctgggattataggcgcccgccaccacgcctggctaatttttgtgtttttgtagatgtggggtttcgccacgttggccagactggtctatgaactcctgacctcaggtgatccacctgtctcggccttccaaagtgctaggattacaggcgtgagccaccgcgtccaacCTATGTGGCATTTTAACTCTTTAATATTAAAGCTCCTTattttactaaaaacaaaataagatttaACACAACAGATACAAGAATgtaaaaagatgaacaaatgaatgaaacatAATCCAATGACAAAACTAGTGGAGATGTCTTTATCATTGTAATAAAGTGCACACTAGAAGAATACAGTAAATGCTATTACTCATGAAATCCCTCATTGATCTGCTTTCCCAAAGGCACCTGGAATTACCATAGAGAAGTAATTAAGTCCCTTTATTAAATTTGCTTCACCTCTTTTTCCTCTAGCAGTAAATGTAAATTTTTCTAACAAGCGTGTACAAAAATATACagataatctatttttatttcattttatatctataaggaagtttttcttaaaattcttgaCTTGCATAAACAGTTGGAAGGCTCTACTTAGACTCTCAATCAGTTTTTAGCTTTTGAGGAGAGTGCACAAATGGATTTAAATGTTGAATTAAAGCTACAGTCCCTCTTCTCAGACAAATGCATGTATATTCAAGCACATAAAATTTAGATACCTATTGGGCATATAAATTTTCTGAAACCCATCCTTAGATTCCCTGTATGACCATGGGCCCATAGGTTAAGACTCACAGGTTGGAAGGTCTTAGGAAGTGGCGATGATATTGATCATgatatatcaataataataataagtattattattattaggtatGATCTAGGATCAAGAAATTTTGCCTGAAAGAGAAGAAGTGTGGATTGATGACCTGGGAATTCATTAGTAGTTCCAGAATTCAGTCTTTTGGTGATATCCATAATGATGATGGAAAGGAGCATGATAATGAGAATGTTTGgactttaaaatatgatttttaaaaatgacaagaccaggcgtggtggctcacacctgttatcccagcactttgggaggctgaggtgggtggatcacttgaggccaggagtttgagactagcctggccatcgagcgaaaccccatctctactaaaaatacaaaaattagccaagtgtggtggtgggcacatgtaatcccagctactcaggaggctgaggcaggagaattgcttgaacccaggaggtggaggttgcagtgagctgagatcacaccactgcactccagcctgggcgacggagtgagactttctctctctctctctctcaaaaaaaaaaaaaaaaaaaaaaagactagttaCCAGACTCTTCACTTTCACTTTACTGCTTTCTCATTGAGATATTTATCAAGTAAAAGATTCCCTAAAAAGCCTGCCACTACCTTCCTAAACATGTCCTTCAAAGCTTCCTTGACTTGCTCATTACGTAAGGCATAGATGAATGGATTCAGCAGTGGTGTCACAAATGTCGTTATTACTGTCACTGCCCAGTTAGTGTCCACAGAACCACTCTGCGATGGCCGCACATAGAGAAAAATGGCACTTCCGTAGAAGAGGGTCACCACTATCAAGTGGGACGTACCGGTAGAGAAGCCCTTCTGACGGCCTGAAGCAGAGGGGATGCTCAGGACAGCCAGCACAATGAGGCCGTAGGACACAGCAGTAATCAGCAAGGAAGATACAATGACAAGGGAGGCCAGGACAAAGTCAGTCTCCTCCAGCTTCTTGGTGTTGGTGCATGCCAGGCGGAGCACTGGGCCACTGTCACAGAAGTGCTGCACCACAGCGCCCTGCTTACAGAAAGGAAGCAAGGCCACAGCCACTGTGGGACCAAGCACAGGGACGAGTCCCCCCACCCAGCAGGCCAAGGCCACATGAAAGCACACAGCCCCACTCATGAGCAAGGGGTAGCACAGAGGATGACAGATGGCCAGGTAGCGATCCACAGACATGACAGCCAACAGTAAGAACTCGGAGGCCCCGAGAAAGAAGTAGAAATAGAATTGGGTGATACATGCAGCAAAGGAAATAGTGTGTTGCCTTGAGAGGAAATTGCTCAGCATCTTTGGAATGATGACAGAAGTGAGCAGAATCTCTAGGCAGGACAAGTTACCCAGAAAGAAGTACATGGGGGCCTGTAGTCGAGTATCAGCCCTTAACCACCCCCACAGTCAACACGTTGCCTATCAGAATCAGGAGATAGAcaagaagaaacacagaaaataattccaCTCTTGCGCTGTTGAGATTTGGGAACCCTGCCAGGACGAACTCTGTTGGATCACTACTGTGGTTCCCATCAGGACTCATTGTCTTTTCCACCTGTCCATCAATAGAAACATGATCCTGGTAAGAGCAGGTCCTCTGCTTACAGTCCTGAAACTTACTTCATCATGGTATATGGGACTCATATCCCCAGTTTATCCAATTGCAGGTCCTGTTAAGATCTGAAGCACTTAAGGTCATCATCTGATTGATTTTAGCACTGGAGAAGATTTTCTCTAAAGGGTAACAAAACTTAGGTATGAAAATGCCAGGAGCCTCCATCTCCTCCATCTTCACATCTCCTGTTCTCAGATCTTAAATAATGACACCTCATTATTGTAATAACAATATCACTGAGCATCTGAGTTGggcaaaaatatctgaaaaaggaTTTTGTGAAGAATATGATTACCATTCAACTGGGATCAGAACTTGAGTCAGACTACCTAGTTTTAAATTCCTGCATCTCCACTTACTGGCTGAGTAGCCTTGGCAAGgttacttaccctctctgtgcTCCTCAGTTGTGAAATGCTGTAAGGAGCAAATGATATAATAGTGCAAAGAATTTAAGAGTTTCTAGTACTTAACTTAAAAATTATGTGGCAGAGAAAGCCCCTGGCTATAAGTTAGGACACCAGAATCTAGGCTTGGCTTGCCATTACTCTTGGAAGATTATCAATTTGTATTTTAACCGTCCAACTGTACAATGAGTCACAGGAATCTAGGCCATTAGTATACctaatgaaattatataaaattaccctTTCCGgcaggacgcagtggctcatgcctgtaatcccagctgtttgggagaccgaggcgggcggatcacttgaggccaggagttcgagacaagcctggccaacatggtgaaaccctgtcagaGGTTTGTCAGAGCCAAAATTATGAATTTCTGACCGCaactattaataaaaaattatgttccTATTCTTTGATTCTTATTCTTTGATTCAAGTCCTCCCAGTTCTGAGGACCACCACCAGTTAGAAAAATCAAGTCAATTATATCCAGAAAGCTTGTTTAAAAATGCCTCAGGTATCAGGAGAATCCTTACTCccttttgacagagcaggagcaccaTCGTCTTGGACAAACACTGCCACTTTAAGTTCCATctccctttctagcctcatgcatttcaaagaaatcacttctcttctaactacaggcagccagaaagagcagacagtaaaacacaAATAAGACAGCTTGGGCACAGAGGGAGGTGAGGGGAAATTCTTTTgggtaactgccaaacttcaccctcatacaatgggccccagtaaaacggtgggccttaataagcacctttctttcccttcaggtgcactaatatagggaagctaaaagcagactcgGGAGTATGCCTGCAGCTACAGAAAGATTATGGGAACAGACACaaaactctccctcccagataagcacaacaaagagacacagaagcagtccaagcctctgataaactctcccaccctgaatccttaaaaactcCTAGTCTGTAAGAAAGAGTGCCTC
It includes:
- the LOC134759952 gene encoding LOW QUALITY PROTEIN: olfactory receptor 6S1 (The sequence of the model RefSeq protein was modified relative to this genomic sequence to represent the inferred CDS: deleted 1 base in 1 codon) produces the protein MSPDGNHSSDPTEFVLAGFPNLNSARVELFSVFLLVYLLILIGNVLTVGVVRADTRLQAPMYFFLGNLSCLEILLTSVIIPKMLSNFLSRQHTISFAACITQFYFYFFLGASEFLLLAVMSVDRYLAICHPLCYPLLMSGAVCFHVALACWVGGLVPVLGPTVAVALLPFCKQGAVVQHFCDSGPVLRLACTNTKKLEETDFVLASLVIVSSLLITAVSYGLIVLAVLSIPSASGRQKGFSTGTSHLIVVTLFYGSAIFLYVRPSQSGSVDTNWAVTVITTFVTPLLNPFIYALRNEQVKEALKDMFRKVVAGFLGNLLLDKYLNEKAVK